The segment GACTCTTGATATCCTTCTCTCCTAGAAAATGTGCGCTTTAATATAAAGTGTGGAGTACCGTAAAAGATAAAATGCGAAAGAAATAGCTGCTATGATTTATGTGCGTGAGAATATGAAATATAACATACCACAGTCTAGATACGTAAGTCGCTTGCTCTACTATTCTAATCGCACCAtgtttgcatttttttttgccatggctacatattaaaaaaatatatatgcttTATATTTTTTACTAGTAGAAGAAGACTCTTATTTATGGATTTACTGGCACATGAAAGAAATGAATATTGAAGATTTTTTATCACTGTTATAAAACATTATCTTAGTTGCGTCACAGAAAAGTCTATATATTAGAGTTTGTGAGCTTATGACGCAGTGTTCTCCATCACTGTATTAATTTCACAACtttatttttaaaattaaaTGTTGTTTCAACATTGGTATTTAATTTTTACAGTATTGTTATCTTATCGTGTCATCTGTGTGCTtttaatataaaatattagTTGTCCCGTAACAACGCATGTACAAATGTATAAGAGAGAAAATGTGTTATaaaagtagggatgaaaacgatacagatattttccgaccgtattcgagaccgaattcattTAGAGGAGTTTAGATTTGTCCGTATCCGATtctgaatattcaacatccgataccgtatccgtatccgaatacttaaattgtatatttatgatgtcgacatccaatcatatcttatccgacatgattgacattatccgtattcgaatctgaatacgaccagaaatatgaaaacaaatatgatatcgatgatatccgttcgtatccgatccgttttcatgccTGGCTAATTTAAAAATAGTTTAAAATTCCTAATGTAAAATtgtcttttatattttataagGACGGTTTTGAAAACTATTGGAGGAACCAATCAACAAATATACTCTCAgtttttttagccacttgaaaaACTCATTAATTTATCAATTATATTATTAATGTTTTGGAATCATTGGAGCTGCTCCATCACTAACAAGCACGAACTGTCTAATAAACGCACCGGGCCTCCGCCGCGTTTTAATCCTTTTCGCCCAGCTCACACACACTGGCCATCCCAATCTCTGCTATAGTTGTCATTGTCCAGCACACTCTGGCTGGCACAGGGAAACGGAACACACGTCCATagaacagccacgtgtcaccttCGCCATACGTGGGCCCACATGTCGGCTTCAGAGGCTGCCCTCGATCAGCACCGGTTAATCACCCACCCTCTGCCCAAATCCCCCCGCGTTTAATCGCCACCATGGCTGCCCCACCAACACTAATCACCTCCCAAATCCACCgccccttcctctccctctcctaGGATCCCCGGCAAGGCGACAGCCGAGAGGCGCAGGgcagccgacgccgacgccgacgccgccgctgctgctgccgctgccgccgccgccgccgccgccgccgcagccgtagCGGCATTTTGTCGAGCACATGGCGCTCGTGCcgagcggcggcgcgggcgcTTGCAAGGACGACGCCGCCCTCGGGCTGCCGTGGTCCGAGATGTTCCGCTCAGCCTCGCTCCGCCGGCCCAAGCAGGAAGCAGACGACGCGCCACCCAAGAAGCCGGCGCTGAAGAAGGCGAGGGCCAAGGAGATGAAGTCCAAGCCGTCGTCGGTGGGAGCTGGGGCCGGGGCTGGGTCCGACATGGAGGGGCTGTCGCTGGAGCCCGACGCGCGCCTGGCGCTCTACATCGCCATGGCGCACGCGGGCCTCGCCACCGCGCTGCTCGTGCTCTACGGCCTCTACCTGCTGCTCGCCGACTTCCTCCGCCCGCTGCAGTGGGCGCTGCTCTGCTCCGTCCCGCTCCGCGAGACGCAGCGCGCGCTCGTCGCCTTCTGGGAGCCCCCGCTCCGCGGCGGCCTTAGCGCCGCACTGCTCGCGCTGCCGCTCGCCGCGCTCCGGTCCTCGACCGCCACCCTCGCCGACGTGCGCGCCGCCCTCCTGCGCCGCCCGCTCCCAGACTCGCCGGCGTTCCCGCGCCTCCTCCGCTGGCTCGTATCCTTCTTTTTCTTCCTCGTCCTCTTCGAGCGCCTCGGCGCCGCCACCGCGCTGCTGCTCCTCGTGCTCGCGCTCGCCTTCTTCGCCGCGTCCCCCAAGCTGAAGCGCGCCGCCTCCTCACGCATCTCCAGTCGGCCTCCCTCCTCGCGCGGCCTCCTCTTAACTGGAGGCATCCTCCGCCACCTTAAGACACTAGTCGCCCTTGGTCTCATGCTTGGTATGATCGCCGGGTTCATAACTGGCAGCATCTTCTTCTCCTACAAGATTGGGCTAGAGGGCAAGGACGCCGTCATGTCCCTCAAGTCCCATGTCGAGAAGAGCAACTACTCTGAGAAGATTGGCCTCAAGAAGTGGATGGACGACAATGACATCCCTGGCTTGGTCGATCAGTACTCTGGCAAGATCTATGACACCGTGTGGGAGCAGGTCGACCAATTGGCTGTGCAGTACAACCTTACAGATTTCACTAGTGGCTTCCGCCATTTCTTGATCAGCCAATCAGTTGACCCAAAGAGCAAGGCGCTCATCAGTTCCAGACCACACCCATATTCAATGAAGTTGCAATCAATTGCGACATGTGTGAAGAACAGAGAGTGGGTGGAGATTTACAGGGAGCTTGATTCGTTCTTTAGGGAGCTGTTGATCACAAGAGAGGATTTGGTGGTCAAGGCCAAGGGGCTGGCTTTGCAGGGAACAGAAATCGCAAAGAGGCTGCTGTCCAGCAGCACATTGGTGCTGGGCGGTAGTGCCAATCTGATGTTATCAATTGCTCTCCGCATTCTCTCAGGTGCGGCTGAGGTGGTGAATTTCCTGTCACAACTGATGGTGTTCTTGTGGGTGCTGTATTACCTCATTACTGTGGAGGGAGGCGGAGCTACAGAGCAAATCATTGATCTTTTGCCAGTGTCAAAACAAGTAAAGGACCGCTGTGTTGAGGTCATCGATCATGCCATTAGTAGTGTCTTGTTGGCCACTGCCAAGATTGCCATATTTCAAGGGGGGCTGACATGGCTGCTGTTCAAGTTCTTCAAAGTGCATTTTGTGTACACATCAACTGTGCTTGGATTCATCAGCGCACTTGTGCCAATACTTCCATTTTGGCTGTCCTCAATATTTGCCACAGGGGAGCTTCTCATGGAAGGGAGATATGTGCTTGGACTGGTGGTAACTGTGATACACCTCATGCTCATGGATTATGGCACAACTACCATTCTGGAGGATATACCTGGGTACAATGGGTATCTCACAGGCCTAAGCATAATTGGTGGCATGACACTGTTTCCCAATGCTCTGGAGGTACTAACTTTGTTCTCACTTCTTTTGTGCTGCTAGTTTCATTTCACCATTTAAAGTGCTTCTATGAAAATTTAACTTCTGGACAGTTTTTCTTGCACATTACTGTTTTAGAAAGGTATTAGAATCTGCATCATCTGTCTAGAACCAAAGGCAAGAAAGAATCTTTGTTCTCTAGCATTTCTCCCTTTCTTTTATTTAGATTTGTTTAGATAGTTGTGCTTAAGTTCCTTTTCTCCACATATTTTCGGCTTCCTGCAGTAGTTTGCTACTACGTGTGCATCTCTATATGCTTTGAGCTGCATTCAGCTAAGTATTTATCTTGGTTACTCAAAGTTGGGAAAAGGTGTTGCCATGTCGAACAATTTCCCATAGGCTGTGTGTCAATGTGTCGTATAGGTGTGCAGTTGTGTATATTATTGGTTTCGTGAAAAGAAGATGCAACAGCTGTTTGTAAGCAGGAAGTAGagcatttttcttcttctttgtgGATGATAGACTAAATTGCTTCAAAAACAtccaaatttttgggaactggaTCATAGAAATAGTCTCACATAGTGATATGGAGCTTTTTCTTTGCCTCAAATTTGGCTTATTTTTTTGTCACTGTTCTGCAGGGTGCAATATTAGGTCCCCTTATAATGACGGTTGTTATAGCGTTGAAGAACTTGTACACAGAGTTTGTGCTTGCTGATGGAGAGGAGGCCAGCAGCTAGCATCAGATGCGGCTAAAATGCCTATGTCGCCAGAGAAATACTTGTGTAGGATTTTTACCTGCAATGTTCACATGACGGTTTTGCTCTTGTACCATGCCTGAGTATATGCACAGCTATTGCAGCAGTTGTGATACTTTCCTTCTTGTTGCAACCTGCCGTCTCTGTAACTGTATTTAATATCTATTGGATCGTTCCATAGATTTGGTTTTGATATCTGCCGAGTACCAAATGACCTCTCTCTCCTATTGAACTGGAAGTTGTACAGTATTTCCTCTTGTTTGTTGTTGGTGTAAATATAAAGATGTAAGAGGACTACTATGTAAAAGTGAGAAGGAATGAATAGAGAAGAGGTGTGCTGTTGGCACACCCGTGAGAGTGAGTTTTCCCCCAATTTCAACATGGTATTCAGAGCCGGTGTTAGGGTTTCACGTACCAACCGGGGCGGCGCGGTCGCCTGAGCTCTCGGCGCGGCGAGCAAGTCGCGCGGGCCGGCCAGTGCAAGCACGGGAGGCGCGGTCCACGCGGGAGGCCTGTGCGGGGCGACGCGTGCACCCTGCGCAGACGCGAAGGGGCGACGCGGACGCGAAGGCCGACGCGGGAGCTGGCCCGTGCGGGGCGGCGCGTGGGCGGAGCGGGGCGGCGCGCGAGCAGCCTGGCGGGGTGTGCGCGAAGGCGAGCGGCTTGTGGGCAGTGCGCGAGCAGCTTGCGGGGCGGCAGCGAACAGCCTGAGAGGCTGTGTGTGAGGAGGAGAAGCCTGTGCGGATGAGCTGGTGAGGAAGTCTGGTGCTTGTGAACAGAGAAAGAAGGACAGGTTGCTGCTGTTGAGAAGGAGATTTGGGGGTGCTGTGTTGGGAGGTAGAAGAAGAGGATTGGTGGCTGTTGTTCTGAAGGTGTTTGTTGCTGCTCTGTGAGTAAAGTTGGAGGTCTTTGCTACTGATTTGGGGAGGAAGATGGACACAGGGAAAGAGGCAGAGAGGAAAGCAGCAGCATGTGAGCATGAGAGTGGTGGTAATTGTGGAGATGATTCACTAATGACTAAAGCTGAGTTAAGAAATGAGATGAAGTCCATGATTCAGGGACTTTTGGAGATGAATTTGATTGGTCCTAGGGAGATGTTTGCGGTGGAGGTTGCATCAGGCGTTGCGGGGGCTGTTGACGCAAACGTGATAGAGCATTTGGTGGAGATGTATAAGGAGGCGATTCGGACGGTGTCCAACGGGAAGGCGGAGTTAGAGAAGAGCCTGCAGAAGTTTAGGATGGCAGCTGAGGTATATCGGTTGGAAATGGAGGCCAGGGTGAGAGCAAAGATGGAGGAATTGTGGGCGTTGAATGCGAAGAAAGCGGACTTGGAATTGAAGGTGCGGTTCTTAGAGGCGGAGCTGATTGCTGCCCTGCCTAAGATGGGGGAATTGGAGGACCTGAAGAGGGAAAAGGCTCCTTTTTTCACTTCAATAGGGGAGCAAGCCAAGCAGTGGGAACAATGGCAGAAAATGGAAGGGTTGGAAAACTTCAAAACTACTTCAAATGGTCCTGTGATTGCCACTACCAGTCACTTTGGTAACTTTGCCAACTATGCCCACTTGGGCAAAGGTACTCAGGCACAGGCACTTGCATCCACATGTAGGCATAATATTGAATGGGTCATAGATTCAGGAGCTTCCAAGCATGTCACAGGCATATCTAATCCTTTCAAAACATACACTCCACACTCATATTCTGAAACCATTCAAACTGCTGATGGCACCTCTCA is part of the Sorghum bicolor cultivar BTx623 chromosome 10, Sorghum_bicolor_NCBIv3, whole genome shotgun sequence genome and harbors:
- the LOC8076421 gene encoding uncharacterized protein LOC8076421, whose product is MALVPSGGAGACKDDAALGLPWSEMFRSASLRRPKQEADDAPPKKPALKKARAKEMKSKPSSVGAGAGAGSDMEGLSLEPDARLALYIAMAHAGLATALLVLYGLYLLLADFLRPLQWALLCSVPLRETQRALVAFWEPPLRGGLSAALLALPLAALRSSTATLADVRAALLRRPLPDSPAFPRLLRWLVSFFFFLVLFERLGAATALLLLVLALAFFAASPKLKRAASSRISSRPPSSRGLLLTGGILRHLKTLVALGLMLGMIAGFITGSIFFSYKIGLEGKDAVMSLKSHVEKSNYSEKIGLKKWMDDNDIPGLVDQYSGKIYDTVWEQVDQLAVQYNLTDFTSGFRHFLISQSVDPKSKALISSRPHPYSMKLQSIATCVKNREWVEIYRELDSFFRELLITREDLVVKAKGLALQGTEIAKRLLSSSTLVLGGSANLMLSIALRILSGAAEVVNFLSQLMVFLWVLYYLITVEGGGATEQIIDLLPVSKQVKDRCVEVIDHAISSVLLATAKIAIFQGGLTWLLFKFFKVHFVYTSTVLGFISALVPILPFWLSSIFATGELLMEGRYVLGLVVTVIHLMLMDYGTTTILEDIPGYNGYLTGLSIIGGMTLFPNALEGAILGPLIMTVVIALKNLYTEFVLADGEEASS
- the LOC8072811 gene encoding uncharacterized protein LOC8072811, giving the protein MDTGKEAERKAAACEHESGGNCGDDSLMTKAELRNEMKSMIQGLLEMNLIGPREMFAVEVASGVAGAVDANVIEHLVEMYKEAIRTVSNGKAELEKSLQKFRMAAEVYRLEMEARVRAKMEELWALNAKKADLELKVRFLEAELIAALPKMGELEDLKREKAPFFTSIGEQAKQWEQWQKMEGLENFKTTSNGPVIATTSHFGNFANYAHLGKGEEDGESDWDWS